A region from the Acidimicrobiales bacterium genome encodes:
- a CDS encoding beta-ketoacyl-[acyl-carrier-protein] synthase family protein, giving the protein NGARLVASGRCDVVLAGGSEAAITGTSLAGFGNMTALSGLGISRPFDAERDGFVIAEGAAVLVLEELERARARGAHIYALVAGSASTADAYHITAPSPGGTGAATCMELALEDAGVTPDAVRHINAHGTSTPLNDAAEAEAITKVFGSPGPPVTSTKGVTGHALGAAGAIEAVAVALSIDRRLIPPTSGYEHPDPSIQLDVVAGEPRAWEPGPALSNSFGFGGHNGCLVLVPAD; this is encoded by the coding sequence AACGGGGCCCGCCTGGTCGCTTCGGGCCGGTGCGACGTGGTGCTGGCCGGAGGCAGCGAGGCCGCCATCACCGGAACGTCCCTGGCCGGCTTCGGCAACATGACGGCTCTGTCCGGGCTGGGGATCTCTCGGCCCTTCGACGCCGAGCGCGACGGCTTCGTCATCGCCGAGGGTGCGGCCGTCCTCGTGCTCGAGGAGCTCGAGCGGGCCCGGGCGCGCGGGGCCCACATCTACGCCCTGGTGGCCGGGTCGGCCAGCACCGCCGACGCCTACCACATCACCGCGCCGTCGCCCGGGGGGACCGGCGCCGCCACGTGCATGGAGCTGGCGCTGGAGGACGCGGGGGTCACCCCCGACGCCGTACGCCACATCAACGCCCACGGGACCTCGACGCCGCTGAACGACGCGGCCGAGGCCGAGGCCATCACCAAGGTCTTCGGATCGCCCGGGCCGCCGGTGACGTCGACCAAGGGAGTGACCGGCCATGCCCTCGGGGCGGCGGGGGCCATCGAGGCGGTGGCGGTTGCCCTCAGCATCGACCGACGGCTGATCCCGCCGACGTCCGGCTACGAGCACCCCGACCCCTCCATCCAGCTGGACGTGGTGGCCGGGGAGCCCCGGGCGTGGGAGCCGGGGCCGGCCCTGTCGAACTCGTTCGGCTTCGGCGGTCACAACGGCTGCCTCGTGCTGGTGCCCGCCGACTGA
- the fabZ gene encoding 3-hydroxyacyl-ACP dehydratase FabZ, producing MSLPRPDEILPHRPPFLLLDEITAVEPGVSARGRWRLTGEEWFFAGHFPGRPTLPGVLMVESVAQLGAVAVLLDERYAGKLPLFGGIDSARFRRQVVPGDVLDLEVEMGRLSARAGRGKGRAAVEGRTACDVELLFVIVDA from the coding sequence GTGAGCCTGCCCCGGCCCGACGAGATCCTGCCCCACCGTCCCCCGTTCCTCCTGCTGGACGAGATCACCGCCGTCGAGCCCGGCGTCTCGGCGCGGGGCCGGTGGCGCCTGACGGGCGAGGAGTGGTTCTTCGCCGGTCACTTCCCCGGCCGGCCGACCCTGCCGGGCGTGCTGATGGTCGAGTCCGTGGCCCAGCTGGGGGCGGTGGCGGTGCTCCTCGATGAGCGCTACGCCGGCAAGCTCCCCCTGTTCGGAGGGATCGACTCGGCCCGCTTCCGCCGCCAGGTCGTACCGGGTGATGTGTTGGACCTCGAGGTGGAGATGGGGCGCCTGTCCGCCCGCGCCGGGCGGGGCAAGGGTCGCGCTGCCGTCGAGGGCCGGACGGCCTGCGACGTGGAGCTGCTGTTCGTCATCGTTGACGCTTAG
- the bcp gene encoding thioredoxin-dependent thiol peroxidase, giving the protein MARLAPGDKAPDFKLLDQSGRPFRLADSLKRGKGPHLVYFYPKADTPGCTTQACGLRDVADRIGDAVVIGISPDAPEKQAKFDTKYGLGFPLLSDPDHSVADAYAVWGERSLYGRKFMGIVRSAFLIDAKGKVAEAWYKISPADTPEKLLAALSAKA; this is encoded by the coding sequence ATGGCCCGATTGGCACCCGGCGACAAGGCGCCCGACTTCAAGTTGCTCGACCAGAGCGGTAGGCCGTTCCGCCTGGCGGACTCGCTCAAGCGGGGCAAGGGTCCGCACCTGGTGTACTTCTATCCGAAGGCGGACACACCCGGGTGCACCACCCAGGCGTGCGGCCTGCGCGACGTCGCCGACCGCATCGGGGACGCCGTGGTCATCGGGATCAGTCCCGACGCCCCCGAGAAGCAGGCCAAGTTCGACACGAAATACGGCCTTGGCTTCCCGCTTCTCTCCGACCCCGACCACTCTGTCGCCGACGCCTACGCGGTGTGGGGGGAGCGTTCGCTCTACGGCCGCAAGTTCATGGGCATCGTGCGCTCGGCGTTCCTCATCGACGCCAAGGGCAAGGTGGCCGAGGCCTGGTACAAGATCAGCCCGGCCGACACGCCGGAGAAGCTCCTGGCCGCGCTGAGCGCCAAAGCGTGA
- the fdh gene encoding formate dehydrogenase codes for MELTRWPVIRQLQGRDRTGRGAAAKSGHSDRLLPRTYTADKVVKSICPYCAVGCGQNVYVKDGRVVQIEGDPDSPVSRGRLCPKGAASLQLTTGPAREHRVLYRPPHGTDWEVLDLDRAMDMVADRVIATRRKSWEWEDADGVRVRRTLGIASLGGATLDVEENYLMKKLYTALGAIQIENQARIUHSSTVPSLGTSFGRGGATTFQQDLQNSDCIVIEGSNMAECHPVGFQWVMEAKARGATVIHVDPRFTRTSALADLHVPLRAGSDIAFLGGIVNYVIQNERYFREYLVAYTNAPTIINEDFADTEDLDGVFSGLDRENRKYDFHTWMYEGMEIQAAAGSRDQEYEDRTRSGASVREAARGESHGSGGAAISGRPENDPDLLHTRCVFQIVKRHFARYTPEVVEEICGVPRDVFLRVCETVAANSGRDRTTAFVYSVGWTQHTVGVQYIRTAAILQLLLGNIGRPGGGIMALRGHASIQGSTDVPTLFNLLPGYIPMPHAHEHEDLDSFVQAEAPEYGFWAEMKAYTVSLLKAWFGPAASADNDWCFDYLPRLTGDHSSYETVMAQIDGTCKGYFLAGENPAVGSANAKMQRLGMANLDWLVVRDFSLIESATWWKDGPEIETGEMSTADIGTEVFFFPAAAHTEKSGSLTNTQRMLQWHHIARDPDGDARSDLWFYFHLGRIIREKLAGSNDPMDRPLLDLTWDYPTEGALAEPTAEAVLAEINGYDSDGRPLASYEQLREDGSTTCGCWIYCGVYADGVNQSARRKPASEQNWVANEWGWAWPANRRILYNRASADPDGRPWSVRKALVWWDPDQGRWSGHDVPDFSADKEPSYVAPEGARGAAALSGTDPFVMQADGKGWLFVPAGLTDGPLPAHYEPQDSPFDNVLYRQQRNPVRQVFSRRNNRYQPSGSEPGSDVFPYVTTTYRLTEHHTAGGMSRWLPYLSELQPEMFCEVSPALAAERGLEHLGWATIVTARSAIEARVLVTERMRPLQVQGRTLHQIGLPYHWGPNGLSTGDAANELASISLDPNVHIQEVKALAADIRPGRRPRGPALTALVEEYQRRAGITEKTGTEV; via the coding sequence ATCGAGTTGACGCGGTGGCCCGTGATCCGTCAGCTGCAGGGCCGGGACCGGACGGGACGCGGGGCGGCAGCCAAGTCCGGGCACAGCGACCGGCTCCTGCCCCGGACCTACACCGCCGACAAGGTCGTCAAGTCCATCTGTCCCTACTGCGCGGTCGGATGTGGCCAGAACGTCTACGTCAAGGACGGCCGGGTGGTCCAGATCGAGGGGGACCCGGACTCCCCCGTCAGCCGGGGCCGGCTGTGCCCCAAGGGGGCGGCCAGCCTGCAGCTGACGACGGGGCCGGCGCGGGAGCACCGTGTCCTCTACCGGCCGCCCCACGGCACCGACTGGGAGGTCCTCGACCTCGACCGGGCCATGGACATGGTGGCCGACCGGGTGATCGCCACCCGGCGGAAGTCGTGGGAGTGGGAGGACGCCGACGGGGTCCGGGTGCGCCGGACCCTCGGGATCGCCAGCCTGGGCGGGGCCACGCTGGACGTCGAAGAGAACTACCTCATGAAGAAGCTGTACACCGCCCTCGGCGCCATCCAGATCGAGAACCAGGCGCGCATCTGACACTCGTCCACCGTCCCCAGTCTGGGGACCTCGTTCGGGCGGGGCGGCGCCACCACCTTCCAGCAGGACCTGCAGAACTCCGACTGCATCGTCATCGAGGGCTCGAACATGGCCGAGTGCCACCCGGTCGGGTTCCAGTGGGTCATGGAGGCCAAGGCGCGCGGGGCCACGGTCATCCACGTCGACCCCCGGTTCACCCGGACCAGCGCCCTGGCCGACCTCCACGTTCCGCTCCGGGCGGGCAGCGACATCGCCTTCCTGGGCGGGATCGTCAACTACGTCATCCAGAACGAGCGCTACTTCCGGGAGTACCTCGTCGCCTACACCAACGCCCCCACCATCATCAACGAGGACTTCGCCGACACCGAGGACCTCGACGGCGTGTTCTCGGGCCTCGATCGGGAGAACCGCAAGTACGACTTCCACACCTGGATGTACGAGGGCATGGAGATCCAGGCCGCCGCCGGCAGCCGCGACCAGGAGTACGAGGACCGGACCCGGTCCGGCGCCTCGGTCCGTGAGGCCGCCCGCGGCGAGTCCCACGGCTCGGGCGGGGCCGCCATCAGCGGGCGGCCGGAGAACGACCCCGACCTCCTCCACACCCGGTGCGTGTTCCAGATCGTGAAGCGCCACTTCGCCCGCTACACGCCCGAGGTGGTCGAGGAGATCTGCGGCGTCCCCCGGGACGTGTTCCTCCGGGTGTGCGAGACGGTCGCGGCCAACTCGGGACGCGACCGCACCACGGCGTTCGTGTACTCGGTCGGCTGGACCCAGCACACCGTCGGGGTCCAGTACATCCGCACCGCCGCCATCCTCCAGCTCCTCCTCGGGAACATCGGCCGCCCCGGGGGCGGGATCATGGCCCTGCGCGGCCACGCCAGCATCCAGGGCTCGACCGACGTCCCGACGCTGTTCAACCTGCTTCCCGGCTACATCCCGATGCCCCACGCCCACGAGCACGAGGACCTCGACAGCTTCGTCCAGGCCGAGGCCCCGGAGTACGGCTTCTGGGCCGAGATGAAGGCCTACACCGTCAGCCTGCTCAAGGCCTGGTTCGGGCCGGCCGCCTCTGCGGACAACGACTGGTGCTTCGACTACCTGCCCCGTCTGACCGGGGACCACAGCAGCTACGAGACGGTGATGGCCCAGATCGACGGCACGTGCAAGGGCTACTTCCTGGCCGGGGAGAACCCCGCCGTCGGCTCGGCCAACGCCAAGATGCAACGGCTCGGCATGGCCAACCTCGACTGGCTGGTGGTGCGGGACTTCTCCCTGATCGAGTCGGCGACCTGGTGGAAGGACGGCCCCGAGATCGAGACAGGGGAGATGAGCACCGCCGACATCGGGACCGAGGTGTTCTTCTTCCCCGCCGCCGCCCACACCGAGAAGAGCGGGAGCCTGACCAACACCCAGCGCATGCTGCAGTGGCACCACATCGCCCGGGATCCCGACGGGGACGCCCGCAGTGACCTGTGGTTCTACTTCCACCTGGGCCGGATCATCCGGGAGAAGCTGGCCGGGTCGAACGACCCCATGGACCGGCCCCTCCTCGACCTGACCTGGGACTACCCGACCGAGGGCGCGCTGGCCGAGCCGACCGCCGAGGCCGTGCTGGCCGAGATCAACGGCTACGACTCCGATGGCCGGCCCCTGGCGTCCTACGAGCAGCTCCGCGAGGACGGTTCGACGACCTGCGGGTGCTGGATCTACTGCGGCGTGTACGCCGACGGCGTGAACCAGTCCGCCCGCCGCAAGCCGGCCAGCGAGCAGAACTGGGTGGCCAACGAGTGGGGCTGGGCGTGGCCCGCCAACCGCCGCATCCTGTACAACCGGGCGTCAGCCGATCCGGACGGGAGGCCCTGGAGCGTGCGCAAGGCCCTCGTCTGGTGGGATCCCGACCAGGGCCGCTGGAGTGGCCACGACGTCCCCGACTTCAGCGCCGACAAGGAGCCGTCCTACGTGGCGCCGGAGGGGGCGCGCGGAGCGGCGGCGCTGTCCGGCACCGACCCCTTCGTGATGCAGGCCGACGGCAAGGGCTGGCTGTTCGTTCCCGCCGGGCTCACCGACGGCCCCCTCCCCGCCCACTACGAACCCCAGGACTCCCCGTTCGACAACGTGCTGTACCGCCAGCAGCGCAACCCGGTGCGCCAGGTCTTCAGCCGCCGGAACAACCGGTACCAGCCGTCCGGCAGTGAGCCGGGATCGGACGTCTTCCCCTACGTCACGACCACCTACCGGCTCACCGAGCACCACACCGCGGGCGGGATGAGCCGGTGGCTGCCCTACCTCTCCGAGCTCCAACCCGAGATGTTCTGTGAGGTCTCCCCCGCCCTGGCCGCCGAACGGGGCCTCGAGCACCTCGGATGGGCCACGATCGTCACCGCCCGCAGCGCCATCGAGGCCCGGGTCCTGGTGACGGAGCGGATGCGGCCCCTGCAGGTGCAGGGCCGGACCCTCCACCAGATCGGCCTGCCCTACCACTGGGGACCCAACGGCCTGAGCACGGGCGATGCCGCCAACGAGCTGGCCTCGATCTCGCTCGACCCCAATGTGCACATCCAGGAGGTCAAGGCTCTGGCCGCCGACATCCGCCCCGGACGCCGGCCCCGCGGCCCGGCCCTGACCGCCCTCGTCGAGGAGTACCAGCGCCGGGCCGGCATCACCGAGAAGACCGGGACCGAGGTGTGA
- a CDS encoding 4Fe-4S dicluster domain-containing protein — MSTARLGFFTDTSICIGCKACEVACKEWNHVPEDGLALTGMSYDNTVGLGADTWRHVAFIEQARPDGLRWLMSSDVCKHCTEAACLDVCPTGSLFRTEFGTVVVQEDICNGCGYCIPACPYGVIDQRKEDGRAWKCTMCYDRLQVGAEPACAQTCPTRSIQFGPLDDLRERAAGRLAELQQAGVTDARLYGHDADDGVGGNGAFFLLLDEPEVYGLPPDPVVTTRDLPAMWRHAAMAALALATGAAASFLRAGR, encoded by the coding sequence GTGAGCACCGCCCGCTTGGGTTTCTTCACCGACACGTCGATCTGCATCGGCTGCAAGGCGTGCGAGGTGGCATGCAAGGAGTGGAACCACGTCCCGGAGGACGGGCTGGCGCTCACCGGGATGTCCTACGACAACACCGTTGGCCTCGGAGCCGACACCTGGCGCCATGTGGCCTTCATCGAGCAGGCCCGGCCCGACGGGCTGCGTTGGCTGATGTCGTCGGACGTCTGCAAGCACTGCACCGAGGCCGCCTGTCTCGACGTGTGCCCGACCGGCTCCCTATTCCGTACCGAGTTCGGCACCGTCGTGGTGCAGGAGGACATCTGCAACGGCTGCGGCTACTGCATCCCCGCCTGCCCCTACGGGGTCATCGACCAGCGCAAGGAGGACGGCCGGGCCTGGAAGTGCACCATGTGCTACGACCGCCTGCAGGTCGGAGCGGAGCCGGCGTGCGCCCAGACCTGTCCCACCAGGTCGATCCAGTTCGGGCCGCTCGACGATCTGCGAGAGCGGGCGGCCGGTCGCCTGGCCGAGCTGCAGCAGGCGGGGGTCACCGACGCCCGGCTCTACGGGCACGACGCCGACGACGGCGTGGGCGGGAACGGGGCCTTCTTCCTCCTCCTCGACGAGCCCGAGGTGTACGGGCTCCCGCCCGACCCCGTCGTGACCACCCGGGACCTCCCGGCCATGTGGCGTCACGCCGCCATGGCGGCGCTGGCCCTGGCGACCGGGGCGGCGGCGTCCTTCCTCCGGGCCGGCCGATGA
- the nrfD gene encoding NrfD/PsrC family molybdoenzyme membrane anchor subunit yields MVPDATPRSYYGLPVISQPVWKSRDIAGYFFLGGLAGASSTLALGAQLTGRPGLARSSRLAAAGAIGLSAAALVHDLGRPERFYNMLRVFKPTSPMSVGSWLLAAYGPMAVTAAGTAATGLRPGLGTAASAGAALLGPAVASYTGVLVSDTAVPAWHEGHRHMPYLFASSAASAAGGLGLVAAPRRDNGPARRMGVAGAAGELALFRIMRQSMGRAGRAYTEGRAHRWTRRAETLTLAGLVGAAVGARRSRVAAALSGSALLAGSACTRWAVFEAGLQSARDPDDTVIPQRERLRRRPGPDG; encoded by the coding sequence ATGGTTCCCGACGCCACGCCGCGCTCGTACTACGGGCTGCCGGTGATCAGCCAGCCGGTGTGGAAGAGCCGCGACATAGCCGGCTACTTCTTCCTGGGCGGGCTGGCCGGGGCCTCGTCGACCCTCGCGCTCGGGGCCCAGTTGACCGGACGCCCGGGCCTGGCCCGGTCCAGCCGCCTGGCCGCCGCCGGCGCCATCGGGCTCTCGGCGGCGGCGCTGGTCCACGACCTGGGCCGTCCCGAGCGGTTCTACAACATGCTGCGGGTCTTCAAGCCCACCTCGCCGATGAGCGTCGGATCGTGGCTGCTGGCCGCCTACGGACCGATGGCCGTCACGGCGGCGGGGACCGCGGCCACCGGGCTGCGGCCGGGACTGGGCACGGCGGCGTCGGCGGGAGCGGCGCTTCTCGGGCCGGCGGTGGCGTCGTACACGGGCGTGCTCGTCTCCGACACGGCCGTGCCGGCCTGGCACGAGGGCCACCGCCACATGCCCTATCTGTTCGCCTCCTCCGCCGCCTCGGCGGCCGGTGGGCTGGGCCTGGTGGCCGCCCCCCGCCGGGACAACGGGCCCGCCCGCCGCATGGGCGTGGCGGGGGCGGCCGGGGAGCTGGCGCTGTTCCGGATCATGCGCCAGAGCATGGGGAGGGCGGGGCGGGCCTACACCGAGGGCCGGGCCCACCGGTGGACGCGCCGGGCCGAGACCCTCACCCTGGCCGGTCTGGTCGGAGCGGCGGTGGGGGCCCGCCGCAGCCGGGTGGCGGCGGCGCTGTCGGGTTCCGCCCTGCTGGCCGGCTCGGCCTGCACGCGGTGGGCGGTCTTCGAGGCCGGGCTGCAGTCCGCCCGCGACCCGGACGACACCGTCATCCCTCAGCGAGAGCGTCTGCGGCGCCGACCAGGGCCAGATGGCTGA
- a CDS encoding glycoside hydrolase family 15 protein, whose product MPSLEAVPSAEQAAGGARDAGRDIDDLRPDGFAPIECYAAVGDGRSVALVALDGAVDWWSLPTMDAPPAFSRILDPDAGGHISLRPRGPARARRSYVGRSAVLQTTFTTPNGEVRVTDSANLMDGHQLPWSELARLVEGVSGRVEMEWEVAVGDRFGMARPWATERDGVPLVTVEDQYLGVVADEVGKPVIDGRVVRGSFEAHEGSRHLLGIVSTDGEPLFVPTPDEVCARVEQTTRAWDAWSSRVQAQEPWRDHVLDSARALKLLIYSDTGAIAAAPTTSLPEAVGHTRNYDYRFAWVRDMSFVIQALIYLGAREDSHRSLSWLLSTVRRTVPDLHVFYSLDGRLAEDEADVPLRGYRDSRPVRSGNEAARQSQLGTFGDLIDAVWLYSERGNVLDESTAETVAAFADRVCDTWLQTDSGIWELDEQRHYTSSKLACWLALERSTRLADAGRIHSRNRDRWAYERDVVADWIRERCWSEARQAYTFYADTDLLDAAVLRAGRIGFDRGPQLSSTIDAVREELARGPLVYRYSGMEGIEGTFVACSFWMVEALVYAGRRDEAVALMDELVGLPNDVGLLAEEIDPGTGGFLGNFPLGLSHLALVGAADALAEG is encoded by the coding sequence ATGCCGTCCCTGGAGGCAGTGCCGTCCGCAGAGCAGGCCGCAGGTGGCGCCCGGGATGCCGGACGCGACATCGACGACCTCCGCCCCGACGGCTTTGCGCCGATCGAGTGCTACGCCGCGGTGGGAGACGGGCGGAGCGTGGCCCTCGTGGCGCTGGACGGGGCCGTCGACTGGTGGTCCCTGCCCACCATGGACGCCCCCCCGGCGTTCTCGCGCATCCTCGACCCCGACGCGGGAGGCCACATCAGCCTGCGCCCGCGGGGCCCGGCTCGCGCCCGCCGGTCCTACGTCGGTCGGAGCGCGGTCCTGCAGACGACCTTCACCACCCCGAACGGGGAGGTCCGGGTCACCGACTCGGCCAATCTCATGGACGGCCACCAACTCCCGTGGAGCGAGCTGGCCCGCCTGGTCGAGGGAGTGTCGGGCCGGGTGGAGATGGAGTGGGAGGTCGCGGTCGGGGACCGGTTCGGCATGGCCCGGCCCTGGGCAACCGAACGCGATGGGGTCCCGCTGGTGACGGTCGAGGACCAGTACCTCGGGGTCGTGGCCGACGAGGTGGGCAAGCCGGTCATCGACGGTCGGGTGGTGCGCGGCTCGTTCGAGGCCCACGAAGGGTCGCGCCACCTCCTCGGCATCGTGTCCACCGACGGTGAGCCGCTGTTCGTCCCCACTCCGGACGAGGTGTGCGCGCGCGTCGAGCAGACGACCCGGGCCTGGGACGCGTGGAGCTCGCGCGTGCAGGCCCAGGAGCCGTGGCGGGACCACGTGCTCGACAGCGCCCGGGCCCTCAAGCTGCTGATCTACTCAGACACCGGCGCCATCGCCGCCGCTCCGACCACCTCCCTGCCCGAGGCGGTAGGACACACCCGGAACTACGACTACCGGTTCGCGTGGGTGCGGGACATGTCGTTCGTGATCCAGGCCCTGATCTACCTCGGCGCCCGCGAGGACTCCCACCGGTCGCTCTCCTGGCTGCTCTCGACCGTCCGGCGCACCGTCCCGGATCTGCACGTCTTCTACTCGCTGGACGGCCGCCTGGCCGAGGACGAGGCCGACGTCCCCTTGCGGGGCTATCGCGACAGCCGGCCGGTCCGCTCCGGGAACGAGGCCGCCCGCCAGTCCCAGCTGGGGACGTTCGGAGACCTCATCGACGCCGTGTGGCTGTACAGCGAGCGGGGCAACGTCCTCGACGAGTCCACGGCGGAGACGGTCGCGGCGTTCGCCGACCGGGTGTGCGACACCTGGCTCCAGACCGACAGCGGGATCTGGGAGCTGGACGAGCAGCGCCACTACACGTCGTCGAAGCTGGCGTGCTGGTTGGCCCTCGAGCGCTCCACCCGGTTGGCCGACGCCGGCCGGATCCACTCCCGCAACCGGGACCGTTGGGCCTACGAGCGGGATGTCGTCGCCGACTGGATCCGGGAGCGCTGCTGGTCCGAGGCCAGGCAGGCCTACACCTTCTACGCCGACACCGACCTCCTGGACGCCGCCGTGCTCCGGGCCGGCCGCATCGGGTTCGACCGGGGGCCGCAGCTGTCGTCGACCATCGACGCCGTGCGGGAGGAGCTGGCCCGGGGACCGCTCGTCTACCGCTACAGCGGGATGGAGGGGATCGAGGGGACGTTCGTGGCCTGCTCGTTCTGGATGGTCGAGGCCCTGGTGTACGCCGGCCGAAGGGACGAGGCGGTGGCGCTCATGGACGAGCTCGTCGGCCTACCCAACGACGTCGGCCTGCTGGCCGAGGAGATCGATCCCGGCACCGGGGGATTCCTCGGGAACTTCCCGCTGGGCCTCAGCCATCTGGCCCTGGTCGGCGCCGCAGACGCTCTCGCTGAGGGATGA
- a CDS encoding SDR family oxidoreductase, with protein MAGRGVAVVTGASAGVGRATAVALAEGGFDVALLARGRAGLEAAAKDVESAGGRALVVPTDVADHEQVDRAAELAEEQLGPVEVWVNDAMTTKFAPFWEVDPDEFKRAVEVTFLGQVWGTRAALQRMVPRDRGTIVNVGSALAFMGIPLQSAYCASKFACRGFSESVRAELIHRGSNVRMSMVHLPAVNTPQFNWCRSVFDRHPQPVPPIYQPEVPAKFIVEAALDGRRAKIVGSWNKLLVGASKVMPGVGNQFAAIGAWDAQLTDLPVDPGRRGNLWDAGDDSGDEGAHGIFDDQASGFRDPSFLRTLPDTGRKFGIALARTAREKAARRRRP; from the coding sequence ATGGCGGGACGTGGGGTAGCGGTGGTCACGGGTGCGAGCGCGGGGGTCGGACGGGCCACCGCAGTGGCCCTGGCGGAGGGGGGCTTCGACGTGGCCCTGCTGGCGCGGGGCCGGGCCGGACTGGAGGCGGCGGCCAAGGACGTCGAGAGCGCCGGGGGCCGGGCTCTGGTCGTGCCCACCGATGTCGCCGACCACGAGCAGGTGGACCGGGCGGCCGAGTTGGCCGAGGAGCAGCTCGGGCCGGTGGAGGTGTGGGTGAACGACGCCATGACGACGAAGTTCGCCCCGTTCTGGGAGGTGGACCCGGACGAGTTCAAGCGGGCGGTCGAGGTGACCTTCCTCGGCCAGGTCTGGGGGACCCGCGCCGCCCTGCAGCGCATGGTGCCCCGCGACCGGGGGACCATCGTCAACGTCGGGTCGGCCCTGGCGTTCATGGGGATCCCCCTGCAGTCGGCCTACTGCGCGTCCAAGTTCGCCTGCCGGGGGTTCTCCGAGTCGGTGCGCGCCGAGCTCATCCACCGCGGCAGCAACGTGCGGATGTCGATGGTGCACCTGCCTGCCGTCAACACCCCGCAGTTCAACTGGTGCCGCTCGGTCTTCGACCGCCACCCCCAGCCCGTGCCGCCGATCTACCAACCCGAGGTGCCGGCCAAGTTCATCGTCGAGGCCGCCCTCGACGGCCGGCGGGCCAAGATCGTGGGGTCCTGGAACAAGCTGCTGGTGGGGGCGTCCAAGGTGATGCCCGGGGTCGGGAACCAGTTCGCCGCCATCGGGGCGTGGGACGCCCAGTTGACCGATCTTCCGGTTGACCCCGGCCGGCGCGGGAACCTGTGGGATGCCGGGGACGACTCGGGGGACGAGGGGGCCCACGGGATCTTCGACGACCAGGCGTCCGGGTTCCGCGATCCCAGCTTCCTGCGGACCCTGCCCGACACGGGACGGAAGTTCGGGATCGCCCTGGCCCGCACGGCCAGGGAGAAGGCGGCCCGCCGGCGCCGTCCCTAG
- a CDS encoding hemerythrin domain-containing protein yields MTVPEEVLQREPYGPDLVEVIREDHAQVSDALAHLVGVRDAAERRELFRAVVRQLSVHEAAEEEVVYPHLRGLGTEAVEVRNRRLEEERQAKRLLARMLRQELLNPASRRFRRNLERLHSLVRAHAAAEEAEVLPLLTGAEGDTKLRLLATLFDQAKATAPTRPHPHGPDRLGGLVVAAPVLAVVDRVRDYGRRLITG; encoded by the coding sequence ATGACCGTCCCCGAAGAGGTGCTGCAACGCGAGCCGTACGGACCCGACCTGGTCGAGGTGATCCGCGAGGACCACGCGCAGGTCTCGGACGCTCTGGCCCACCTCGTCGGGGTGAGGGACGCCGCCGAACGCCGTGAGCTGTTCCGCGCCGTGGTCCGGCAGCTGTCGGTGCACGAGGCGGCCGAGGAGGAGGTCGTCTACCCCCACCTCCGCGGGCTGGGGACGGAGGCGGTCGAGGTGCGCAACCGGCGCCTCGAGGAGGAGCGGCAGGCCAAGCGCCTCCTGGCCCGCATGCTGCGTCAGGAGCTGCTGAACCCCGCCAGCCGCCGCTTCCGGCGCAACCTCGAGCGGCTGCACTCCCTCGTCCGGGCCCACGCCGCGGCCGAGGAGGCCGAGGTCCTGCCGCTCCTCACCGGAGCGGAGGGGGACACCAAGCTGCGGCTCCTGGCCACCCTGTTCGACCAGGCCAAGGCCACGGCGCCGACCCGTCCCCACCCGCACGGCCCGGACCGGCTCGGCGGCCTCGTGGTCGCCGCTCCGGTGCTGGCGGTCGTGGACCGGGTCCGGGACTACGGGCGCCGCCTGATCACGGGATAG